One region of Malania oleifera isolate guangnan ecotype guangnan chromosome 6, ASM2987363v1, whole genome shotgun sequence genomic DNA includes:
- the LOC131157135 gene encoding pyridoxal 5'-phosphate synthase-like subunit PDX1.2 has protein sequence MADDGVVTVYSGSAITDANKNPFSMKVGLAQMLRGGLVLEVTNPEQAKTAETAGACSIVVSEPLRGGVRRMADPSLIKEIKRAVSIPVMAKTRVGHFVEAQVLESIGVDYIDESELLTPADDQNFINKHNFRCPFVCGCRDLGEALSRVREGAAMIRTQGDSCGSGSVVETVRNVRAVMAAIRVLTNMDDDEVFSFAKTIGAPYDLVAQTKQMARLPVVHFAAGGIVTPADAALAMQLGCDGVFVGSEIFNFPDPYKRLRAIVQAVGNYNDPHTLADISCGLEDAMEGLNLNDDRAARFGTGARATY, from the coding sequence ATGGCCGACGACGGTGTTGTTACGGTCTACAGCGGTAGCGCCATTACCGACGCCAACAAGAACCCATTTTCCATGAAGGTGGGACTTGCCCAGATGCTCCGGGGTGGACTCGTTCTTGAGGTCACCAATCCAGAACAAGCCAAGACCGCCGAGACAGCCGGAGCTTGCTCTATCGTCGTGTCGGAGCCGCTCCGAGGAGGCGTTCGGCGCATGGCGGATCCATCTCTCATCAAAGAGATTAAGCGTGCAGTGTCTATTCCCGTAATGGCGAAAACCCGGGTTGGGCATTTCGTCGAAGCCCAGGTGCTCGAATCCATCGGCGTCGATTATATCGACGAGAGCGAACTTCTTACTCCCGCCGATGACCAGAATTTCATCAACAAGCATAATTTCCGGTGCCCCTTCGTCTGTGGATGCCGAGACCTCGGCGAGGCGCTGAGTAGGGTTCGAGAAGGCGCGGCGATGATCAGGACGCAGGGGGATTCGTGTGGATCCGGTAGCGTAGTCGAGACAGTTCGGAACGTGAGAGCGGTAATGGCGGCGATAAGGGTTTTGACGAACATGGACGACGACGAGGTGTTCTCGTTCGCGAAGACGATCGGTGCGCCTTACGACCTCGTGGCGCAAACGAAGCAAATGGCCAGGCTTCCGGTGGTGCATTTCGCGGCGGGAGGTATCGTTACCCCCGCCGATGCGGCGCTGGCGATGCAATTGGGGTGCGATGGGGTGTTTGTGGGATCTGAAATCTTTAATTTTCCAGATCCGTACAAGCGATTGCGGGCGATTGTTCAGGCTGTGGGGAACTACAATGATCCTCATACGCTAGCAGATATTAGCTGCGGATTGGAGGATGCCATGGAGGGTCTCAACCTCAACGATGACAGGGCTGCACGGTTTGGGACCGGAGCTAGAGCTACCTACTGA
- the LOC131157133 gene encoding mitochondrial arginine transporter BAC2: protein MDFWPEFLASSWGKEFVAGGFGGMAGVISGYPLDTLRIRQQHSRTGGSALGILRKIVAAEGPSALYRGMGAPLGSVTFQNAMVFQIYAVLSRAFDSSVAAEEPPSYKGVALGGIGTGALQSLLLTPVELVKIHLQLQNIKCSSPRQEDGNRGPINVAKKIFRTEGLRGMYRGLTITVIRDAPAHGFYFWTYEYMREQMHMGCRKSGEETLRTMLIAGGLAGVASWVSCYPVDVIKTRLQAQSGSSPPKYSGIFDCLRKSVREEGYSVLWRGLGTAVSRAFVVNGAIFAAYEITLRCLFNNNNHHEDISTDSAN, encoded by the exons ATGGATTTCTGGCCGGAGTTTCTCGCGAGCAGTTGGGGGAAGGAGTTCGTGGCGGGAGGATTCGGGGGAATGGCCGGCGTCATCTCCGGCTACCCCCTCGACACCCTCAGAATCCGGCAGCAGCATTCCAGAACCGGTGGTTCTGCCTTGGGCATCCTCCGCAAGATCGTCGCCGCCGAGGGACCCTCCGCCCTTTACCGCGGCATGGGCGCGCCCCTCGGCTCTGTCACTTTTCAG AATGCCATGGTCTTCCAGATCTATGCAGTGCTGTCACGAGCATTTGATTCCTCAGTTGCAGCTGAAGAGCCTCCCTCTTACAAAGGAGTTGCCCTAGGGGGAATTGGAACAGGGGCCCTGCAGAGCCTTTTGCTCACTCCTGTTGAACTCGTGAAAATTCACCTTCAACTACAGAACATAAAATGCTCAAGCCCCCGTCAAGAAGATGGCAACAGAGGTCCCATAAATGTGGCCAAAAAGATATTCAGGACAGAAGGTTTAAGGGGAATGTACCGCGGTTTAACAATCACAGTCATCAGAGATGCTCCTGCTCATGGATTCTACTTCTGGACATATGAATACATGAGAGAGCAGATGCACATGGGCTGTCGAAAGAGCGGTGAAGAGACCTTGAGAACAATGCTGATTGCAGGAGGGCTTGCAGGAGTTGCCAGTTGGGTTTCGTGCTATCCTGTAGATGTTATAAAAACCAGGCTCCAAGCTCAGTCAGGATCTTCCCCACCCAAATACAGCGGCATATTCGATTGCCTGCGCAAGAGTGTGAGAGAAGAGGGTTACAGCGTGCTGTGGCGAGGATTGGGGACAGCTGTTTCTAGAGCATTTGTAGTGAATGGGGCTATTTTCGCTGCTTATGAGATAACTTTAAGGTGCCTGTTTAACAACAACAACCATCACGAAGACATCTCAACAGACAGCGCAAACTAG